In Lewinellaceae bacterium, a single window of DNA contains:
- a CDS encoding ATP-dependent metallopeptidase FtsH/Yme1/Tma family protein, translating to MAQQNRNEPSDNGRKPTGPGNGGNFTSNSWILYILFALLLAQAFFYFNSSEAEQISWTEFRQDILPNQDVAKITVVNKETAEVYIKKEKLGQGRYSKIDSTQAGPHYTLNIGSIETFEKSLEEAQQGVPPEKRIDINYVTRTNWWGNILSWVLPFAIIIGIWVFILRRIRSGGGGVGGGGNIFDMGKSKAKLFEKGQSDATFDDVAGLEEVKVEVKEVVDFLKNPSRYTRLGAKIPKGVLLIGPPGTGKTLLARAVAGEAGVPFYSISGSEFVEMFVGVGASRVRDLFTKAKKNSPSIIFIDEIDAVGRSRGKAVSLQSNDERENTLNQILTEMDGFGTNTGVIVLAATNRGDVLDRALLRPGRFDRQIYLELPTKKERLAIFKVHTKPLKLSEEIDLDTIASQTPGFSGADIANVCNEAALIAARRNKDAVGMADFYDATDRVIGGLEKKSKIISVKEKKIIAYHEAGHATVSWYLEHADSLLKVSIVPRGRSLGAAWYLPQENVIYNKDQLVDRLCAALGGRASEEVVFGKVSSGALDDLEKVTKQAYTMVAYYGLNEKLGNISYYDSSGQYEQSFQKPYSEATAQLIDQEVHELVEKAYVRTKKVLQEHRKELEKLALLLLEKEVVFKKDLVEVFGERPYGVEESEVVDKEEGE from the coding sequence ATGGCACAGCAAAATCGCAATGAACCTTCTGACAACGGAAGAAAACCCACAGGCCCCGGCAATGGCGGAAACTTCACCTCCAACTCCTGGATACTTTACATCCTGTTTGCCCTCCTGCTGGCTCAGGCTTTTTTTTATTTCAACAGCAGCGAAGCGGAACAGATCTCCTGGACCGAATTCCGGCAGGACATACTGCCCAACCAGGACGTGGCCAAGATAACGGTGGTCAATAAAGAGACCGCCGAAGTGTACATCAAAAAGGAAAAGCTGGGGCAAGGCCGGTACAGCAAGATCGACTCCACCCAGGCAGGCCCTCATTATACCCTCAATATCGGCTCCATCGAAACGTTCGAAAAGAGCCTGGAAGAAGCCCAGCAGGGCGTTCCTCCGGAAAAGCGGATCGACATCAATTACGTCACCCGCACCAACTGGTGGGGCAACATTTTATCCTGGGTATTGCCTTTTGCCATCATCATCGGCATCTGGGTATTCATCCTCCGGCGCATTCGCTCCGGCGGAGGAGGGGTAGGCGGTGGCGGCAATATTTTTGACATGGGCAAATCCAAGGCCAAGCTCTTTGAAAAGGGGCAGAGCGACGCCACCTTCGACGACGTGGCCGGCCTGGAGGAAGTCAAAGTGGAAGTCAAAGAAGTGGTCGACTTTCTGAAAAACCCTTCCCGCTATACCCGCCTGGGGGCTAAGATCCCCAAGGGCGTACTGCTCATCGGCCCTCCGGGCACCGGCAAGACCCTGTTGGCCCGGGCGGTAGCCGGCGAGGCGGGCGTGCCCTTTTACTCCATTTCCGGCTCTGAATTCGTAGAGATGTTTGTCGGGGTCGGCGCCTCGCGGGTGCGCGACCTGTTCACCAAGGCGAAAAAAAATTCCCCGAGCATCATCTTCATCGACGAGATCGACGCCGTAGGCCGGTCGCGGGGAAAGGCCGTTTCCCTTCAGTCGAACGACGAACGGGAAAACACGCTCAACCAAATCCTTACAGAGATGGACGGCTTCGGCACCAACACCGGCGTCATCGTATTGGCGGCTACCAACCGGGGCGACGTGCTCGACCGCGCCTTGCTGCGCCCCGGCCGCTTCGACCGGCAGATTTACCTGGAATTGCCGACCAAAAAAGAACGGCTGGCCATCTTCAAAGTGCATACCAAACCGCTTAAGCTGTCGGAAGAGATCGACCTGGACACCATTGCCAGCCAGACACCCGGTTTTTCCGGCGCGGACATCGCCAATGTCTGCAACGAAGCGGCCCTCATCGCCGCCCGCCGCAACAAAGACGCGGTCGGCATGGCCGACTTCTACGACGCTACCGACCGCGTCATCGGCGGGCTGGAAAAGAAAAGCAAGATCATCTCCGTGAAAGAGAAAAAGATCATCGCCTACCACGAGGCCGGCCACGCTACGGTCAGCTGGTATCTGGAACACGCCGACAGCCTGCTGAAGGTGTCCATCGTGCCGCGGGGCCGCTCTCTGGGCGCTGCCTGGTACCTGCCCCAGGAAAATGTGATCTACAATAAGGACCAATTGGTCGACCGCCTCTGCGCCGCCCTGGGCGGGCGCGCTTCCGAGGAAGTCGTCTTCGGCAAAGTGTCCTCCGGAGCGCTGGACGACCTGGAAAAGGTCACCAAACAGGCCTACACCATGGTGGCTTACTACGGCCTGAACGAAAAGCTGGGCAACATCAGCTATTACGACAGCTCCGGCCAGTACGAGCAATCCTTCCAGAAGCCCTACAGCGAGGCTACCGCCCAACTGATCGACCAGGAGGTGCACGAGTTGGTGGAAAAGGCCTACGTCCGGACGAAAAAGGTGTTGCAGGAACATCGTAAGGAGCTGGAAAAACTAGCGCTGCTATTACTCGAAAAGGAGGTCGTTTTTAAGAAGGACCTGGTGGAGGTTTTTGGGGAACGGCCGTATGGGGTGGAAGAGAGTGAGGTTGTTGACAAAGAGGAAGGGGAATAG